One stretch of Variovorax sp. 54 DNA includes these proteins:
- a CDS encoding HpcH/HpaI aldolase/citrate lyase family protein: MTTQTATAAHPADVLLGAQAGAVTLPVCDHYSGVEARMKKSLALQAEMADEFGACVFDVTLDCEDGAPVGGEAEHAALVTELALAAKPGMRVGVRVHPVDHPAFAGDVITIAGRAGHRLSHLMVPKVESVADVFQAVAALDAADAATLPLHVLIESPLAVHNAFEIAAHPRVQSLSFGLMDFVSAHAGAIPADGMGAAGQFSHPLVVRAKLALASAAHAYGKVPSHCVVTEFNDMDAMRTAARKAATEFGYTRMWSIHPNQIRPILEAFAPDEAQIQIATKIITKAADADWAPTQIDGTLHDRASYRHFWQVLTRAHATGRALPPEAKAWFASRSPETH; the protein is encoded by the coding sequence ATGACCACCCAGACCGCCACCGCCGCCCATCCCGCGGACGTGCTGCTCGGCGCACAGGCCGGCGCCGTGACCCTGCCGGTGTGCGACCACTACAGCGGCGTCGAAGCCCGCATGAAGAAGAGCCTCGCGCTCCAGGCCGAGATGGCCGACGAGTTCGGCGCCTGTGTGTTCGACGTCACCCTCGACTGCGAAGACGGCGCCCCGGTCGGCGGCGAGGCCGAGCATGCCGCGCTCGTCACCGAGCTCGCGCTGGCCGCGAAGCCCGGCATGCGCGTCGGTGTGCGCGTGCACCCGGTCGACCATCCCGCCTTTGCCGGCGACGTGATCACCATCGCCGGACGCGCCGGCCATCGGCTGAGCCACCTGATGGTGCCCAAGGTCGAATCCGTGGCCGATGTGTTTCAGGCTGTTGCCGCGCTCGACGCCGCCGATGCCGCCACGCTGCCGCTGCACGTGCTCATCGAATCGCCGCTGGCGGTGCACAACGCCTTCGAGATCGCCGCGCATCCGCGCGTGCAATCGCTGAGCTTCGGCCTCATGGATTTCGTGTCGGCGCATGCCGGCGCCATTCCCGCCGACGGCATGGGCGCGGCGGGGCAGTTCAGCCATCCGCTGGTCGTGCGTGCCAAGCTGGCACTGGCCTCGGCCGCGCATGCCTACGGCAAGGTGCCCTCGCATTGCGTGGTCACCGAGTTCAACGACATGGACGCAATGCGCACCGCGGCCCGCAAGGCGGCCACCGAATTCGGCTACACGCGCATGTGGAGCATCCACCCGAACCAGATCCGTCCGATCCTCGAGGCCTTCGCGCCCGACGAGGCGCAGATTCAAATTGCCACAAAAATCATTACAAAAGCCGCAGACGCGGATTGGGCACCGACACAAATTGATGGCACATTGCACGACCGCGCGAGCTACCGCCACTTCTGGCAGGTCCTGACGCGCGCCCACGCAACAGGGCGCGCGTTGCCCCCCGAGGCGAAAGCCTGGTTTGCATCGCGGTCTCCTGAAACCCACTGA
- a CDS encoding bifunctional aconitate hydratase 2/2-methylisocitrate dehydratase, giving the protein MLQAYVDHVAERAALGIPPLPLSAKQTAEAIELLKSANAKDGAFLLDLLTYRVPAGVDDAAKVKASYLAAVAHGTEKNAFITRARATELLGTMLGGYNISPMIDLLDDAEVGAVAAEGLKKTLLMFDQFHDVKEKADKGNAHAKGVLQSWADAEWFTSRPEVPQSITVSIFKVAGEINTDDLSPAPDATTRPDIPMHALAMHKNARPGIVPEEDGKRGPVKFIEDLRARGHLVAYAGDVVGTGSSRKSATNSVLWFTGEDIPFVPNKRFGGVCLGGKIAPIFYNTMEDSGALPIELDVTQMNMGDVVELRPYEGKALKDGKVIAEFTVKSDVLFDEVRAGGRIPLIIGRGLTTKAREALGLPVSTLFRLPTSPVDTKKGFSLAQKMVGRACGLPEGTGVRPGTYCEPKMTSVGSQDTTGPMTRDELKDLACLGFSADLVMQSFCHTAAYPKKVDVKMHHELPEFMANRGGVSLRPGDGVIHSWLNRLLTPDTVGTGGDSHTRFPIGISFPAGSGLVAFAAATGVMPLDMPESVLVRFKGKMQPGVTLRDLVNAIPLYAIKSGLLTVAKQGKKNIFSGRILEIEGLPDLKVEQAFELSDASAERSAAGCTVHLNKEPIQEYINSNITLMKWMIAEGYADARTLARRIAAQEAWLKDPQLLKGDADAEYAAVIEIDLAEIHEPIVACPNDPDDVKTLSDVAGAVIDEVFIGSCMTNIGHFRAASKLLEGKRDIPVKLWIAPPTKMDAQQLTEEGHYGVFGNAGARTEMPGCSLCMGNQAQVREGATVMSTSTRNFPNRLGKNTNVYLGSAELAAICSRLGRIPTREEYMAATGVLDASSSQIYQYLNFDKIEDYKGVADTVAA; this is encoded by the coding sequence ATGTTGCAAGCCTACGTTGATCATGTTGCCGAACGCGCCGCGCTCGGTATCCCGCCGCTGCCCCTGAGCGCGAAGCAGACCGCCGAAGCGATCGAGCTCCTGAAGAGCGCGAATGCCAAGGACGGCGCCTTCCTGCTGGACCTGCTCACCTACCGTGTGCCCGCCGGCGTCGATGACGCCGCCAAGGTCAAGGCGAGCTACCTCGCGGCCGTGGCCCACGGCACCGAGAAGAACGCGTTCATCACGCGCGCCCGCGCCACTGAACTGCTCGGCACCATGCTCGGCGGCTACAACATCAGCCCCATGATCGACCTGCTGGATGACGCCGAAGTCGGCGCCGTGGCGGCCGAAGGCCTGAAGAAAACCCTGCTGATGTTCGACCAGTTCCACGACGTCAAGGAAAAGGCCGACAAGGGCAACGCCCACGCCAAGGGCGTGCTGCAAAGCTGGGCCGATGCCGAGTGGTTCACCAGCCGCCCGGAAGTGCCGCAAAGCATCACCGTCAGCATCTTCAAGGTGGCTGGCGAAATCAACACCGACGACCTGTCGCCCGCACCCGATGCGACGACGCGTCCCGACATTCCGATGCACGCCCTGGCGATGCACAAGAACGCCCGCCCCGGCATCGTTCCTGAAGAGGACGGCAAGCGCGGCCCGGTGAAGTTCATCGAAGACCTGCGCGCGCGCGGCCACCTCGTGGCCTACGCCGGCGACGTGGTCGGCACGGGTTCGTCGCGCAAGAGCGCCACCAACTCGGTGCTGTGGTTCACCGGCGAAGACATTCCCTTCGTGCCGAACAAGCGTTTCGGCGGCGTCTGCCTCGGCGGCAAGATCGCTCCCATCTTCTACAACACGATGGAAGACTCGGGCGCACTGCCCATCGAGCTCGACGTGACGCAGATGAACATGGGCGACGTGGTCGAGCTGCGTCCCTACGAAGGCAAGGCGCTGAAGGACGGCAAGGTCATTGCCGAGTTCACCGTCAAGAGCGACGTGCTGTTCGACGAAGTGCGCGCCGGCGGCCGCATTCCGCTGATCATCGGCCGCGGCCTCACGACCAAGGCGCGCGAAGCACTGGGCCTGCCGGTCTCGACGCTGTTCCGCCTGCCGACCAGCCCGGTCGACACCAAGAAGGGCTTCTCGCTCGCACAGAAGATGGTCGGCCGCGCCTGCGGCCTGCCCGAAGGCACGGGCGTGCGCCCGGGCACGTACTGCGAACCCAAGATGACCTCGGTCGGCTCGCAGGACACCACCGGCCCGATGACCCGCGACGAGCTGAAGGACCTGGCCTGCCTGGGCTTCTCGGCCGACCTCGTCATGCAGTCGTTCTGCCACACAGCGGCGTACCCGAAGAAGGTCGACGTCAAGATGCACCACGAACTCCCCGAGTTCATGGCCAACCGCGGCGGCGTGTCGCTGCGTCCGGGCGACGGCGTGATCCACAGCTGGCTCAACCGCCTGTTGACGCCCGACACCGTGGGCACGGGCGGCGACAGCCACACCCGCTTCCCCATCGGCATCAGCTTCCCCGCGGGCTCCGGCCTCGTGGCCTTCGCAGCCGCCACCGGCGTGATGCCGCTGGACATGCCCGAGTCGGTGCTCGTGCGCTTCAAGGGCAAGATGCAGCCCGGCGTCACGCTGCGTGACCTGGTCAACGCCATTCCGCTGTACGCCATCAAGTCGGGCCTGCTGACCGTGGCCAAGCAAGGCAAGAAGAACATCTTCTCGGGCCGCATCCTCGAAATCGAAGGCCTGCCCGACCTGAAGGTGGAGCAAGCCTTCGAACTGAGCGACGCCTCGGCCGAACGCTCGGCCGCCGGCTGCACGGTGCACCTGAACAAGGAACCGATCCAGGAGTACATCAACAGCAACATCACGCTGATGAAGTGGATGATTGCCGAAGGCTACGCCGACGCCCGCACGCTGGCACGCCGCATCGCCGCGCAGGAAGCCTGGCTCAAGGACCCGCAATTGCTCAAGGGTGACGCCGACGCCGAATACGCCGCCGTGATCGAGATCGACCTGGCCGAGATCCACGAACCCATCGTGGCCTGCCCGAACGACCCCGACGACGTGAAGACGCTGAGCGACGTGGCCGGCGCCGTGATCGACGAAGTGTTCATCGGTTCGTGCATGACCAACATCGGTCACTTCCGCGCCGCATCGAAGCTGCTCGAAGGCAAGCGCGACATCCCGGTCAAGCTGTGGATCGCACCGCCGACCAAGATGGATGCGCAGCAACTCACCGAAGAAGGCCATTACGGTGTGTTCGGTAACGCCGGCGCTCGCACCGAAATGCCGGGCTGCTCGCTGTGCATGGGCAACCAGGCACAGGTGCGCGAAGGCGCGACGGTGATGTCGACCAGCACCCGCAACTTCCCGAACCGCCTGGGCAAGAACACGAACGTGTACCTGGGCTCGGCCGAACTGGCCGCCATCTGCTCGCGCCTGGGCCGCATCCCGACCCGCGAGGAGTACATGGCTGCGACGGGCGTGCTCGATGCATCGAGCAGCCAGATCTACCAGTACCTGAACTTCGACAAGATCGAAGACTACAAGGGCGTGGCGGACACGGTCGCGGCCTGA
- a CDS encoding DUF2827 domain-containing protein: MTTASGAGLRIGITIGLHHEAETLWNNGIKQNAVFLAEALKHCPSVASVVLVNTTATPITSALPWDRARWPTVTFEAAKDSVDVLIELGGQIDADQTEHLKRRGARLVSYCCGFEYVHAMESMLFGKPLWGRNLFINQRYDDIWMVPQVAHISQPYFEVLRRAEARAVPFVWSPVFLEERARALPDGGAYQPRSGPRRLSVMEPNINVVKFCVYPILIAELAYRARPEAIELLQVTNVERMAKDSMEFITLMNQLDLVRQHKAVFLGRHETPVFLAQNTDIVVSHQWENPLNYFYLETCWQGYPLVHNAHLCADLGYYYAENDVAAGSARVIEAIDGHDAQAQAYRERQRALIARYLPGDAAATQTYNTLLQGLMQRPAR, from the coding sequence ATGACCACCGCCTCGGGTGCCGGCCTGCGCATCGGCATCACGATCGGCCTTCACCACGAGGCCGAGACCCTCTGGAACAACGGGATCAAGCAGAACGCCGTGTTCTTGGCGGAGGCGCTGAAGCACTGCCCCAGCGTCGCCTCCGTGGTGCTGGTCAACACCACCGCCACCCCCATCACTTCCGCCCTGCCCTGGGACCGGGCCCGCTGGCCGACCGTGACTTTCGAGGCGGCCAAGGACAGCGTGGATGTGCTGATCGAGCTGGGCGGCCAGATCGACGCCGACCAGACCGAGCACCTGAAGCGCCGCGGCGCGCGGCTGGTGTCGTATTGCTGCGGCTTCGAGTACGTGCACGCGATGGAGTCGATGCTGTTCGGCAAGCCGCTGTGGGGGCGCAACCTGTTCATCAACCAGCGCTACGACGACATCTGGATGGTTCCGCAGGTGGCCCACATCAGCCAGCCGTACTTCGAGGTACTGCGCCGCGCCGAGGCGCGCGCCGTGCCCTTCGTCTGGAGCCCGGTGTTCCTCGAAGAACGCGCCCGAGCGCTGCCCGATGGCGGCGCCTACCAGCCGCGCAGCGGCCCGCGGCGGCTCAGCGTGATGGAGCCGAACATCAACGTGGTGAAGTTCTGCGTCTATCCCATCCTGATCGCCGAGCTGGCGTACCGCGCCCGGCCCGAGGCGATCGAACTGCTGCAGGTCACGAACGTGGAGCGCATGGCCAAGGACAGCATGGAGTTCATCACGCTGATGAACCAGCTCGACCTGGTGCGCCAGCACAAGGCGGTCTTCCTGGGCCGGCACGAAACCCCGGTGTTCCTGGCGCAGAACACCGACATCGTGGTCTCCCACCAGTGGGAGAACCCGCTCAACTACTTCTACCTCGAGACCTGCTGGCAAGGCTATCCGCTGGTACACAACGCGCACCTGTGCGCGGACCTGGGCTACTACTACGCAGAAAACGACGTGGCCGCAGGCAGTGCGCGTGTGATCGAGGCCATCGACGGGCACGACGCCCAGGCGCAGGCTTATCGCGAACGGCAGCGCGCGCTCATCGCGCGTTACCTGCCCGGCGATGCGGCGGCCACTCAGACCTACAACACGCTGCTGCAGGGTCTGATGCAGCGCCCTGCCCGCTAG
- a CDS encoding DUF4019 domain-containing protein: protein MKAFSFRFLAACTLAIASSCALAQDGTSADELIRAGLNSLKQIDEGRSGEIWDDASAFVKTRFPRADFVANTQRARQNVGVVAKRDWAGVTRFLYPDDSTGIPAGLYANVDFATRLENNKTVFEKVSFRLEPQGWRLTGYIPRENQ from the coding sequence ATGAAGGCGTTTTCCTTCCGTTTTCTGGCCGCATGTACGCTGGCCATCGCCAGTTCTTGCGCCTTGGCACAGGACGGCACTTCCGCCGACGAACTCATCCGGGCGGGCCTCAACAGCCTCAAACAGATCGATGAGGGTCGATCAGGTGAAATCTGGGACGACGCGTCGGCATTCGTGAAGACCCGGTTTCCAAGAGCCGACTTTGTGGCCAATACACAACGAGCGCGTCAGAACGTGGGCGTCGTGGCGAAACGCGACTGGGCGGGCGTCACACGGTTTCTCTACCCTGATGACAGCACCGGCATTCCCGCCGGCCTGTATGCCAACGTTGACTTCGCCACGCGCCTTGAGAACAACAAGACCGTCTTCGAAAAAGTTAGCTTCCGCCTCGAACCCCAAGGCTGGCGCCTGACCGGCTACATCCCCCGCGAAAACCAATGA